aattaattttccaGTAAGCGTGTTTGGTTGTATATAGCTAAGCTATAGATATAACAAGATGCATAAGAACAAACCTGCTGAACTTCCTTGGATAGCAGCAAAAACAAGAATGCTGCCTGTGCTCCAAATGCTCGTCTTATAATAGAATCCAAACCCTGAAGTGAATGTCGACAATATGAACCCAAGAAGCTGCATTTTCTCAGCATCTGCCCTCATGATTTGCTGTAGTGGATGTGCCAACGGGAGAGACAACAAAGGGCACACGAAATATGCTAACCAAAGATACAAAATATTCTCAGCTTTTATGCATAGATACCCTATTGCATAAAGCAACCCTCCGGCAAAAACGCACGTTGTGGTGAaagatgagagaaaaactcCTGCAAGACTCCCTGCTGCTTGAGGATACTTGAAAATCGATACAACGTGGATCAGGGGATTTGAATCCGATAGTGAATCAGTGTAACTTGAAGTAGCTCTATTTGTGCTGAAAATGTGGATCATTCCTACACCCCATTTGAGGCCACTGAAAATCGAGACCACCCACAAAGCGGTAAAGTGATCAGATTGGCTAAGCATGTGATATGTGAAAGAAGCCATTATGGCTGCTCCTAAGCATCCTGCTGCGGTGGAGTATAGAGATAGCCAGCTTCCAAATGATCTTCTGTCGGCAAACTGGCGTTTACGGATGGTGGAGCCGGTGAATCCGCGAATCATTAGGCCGAGGTGGCGAGCATGGGTGGCTCCTACGATGGTGCTTGCTGCCACGATGGCAGCAATGTATGGTGGGAAGATCCAGGACTTTTTGAAGAATCCAGCTGGGAGGCAGAAAAGGGCTCCGATGCCTGTGAATAGAGACAGATCCAGAAATTATCATTATTAAACATGGCATCAAACAAATAGTTTTGCATGATGGGATTGCTATAAGAGGATTCAGGAAATTCAGTGTGGTAAAAgttatttcaaattaatttttttctttaagagAGGCTTGCCTGTGGCTGCCCCTGCTATTAGCTGTTGGTTGTGGCCATAGTCAAGATTTACTGAAACAAGGCCAAGAATTGGTGCTGAGAGAATGAGTCCTGTAATCCAAGAAATTGAAGTCCATTGGAGTGGGGAGAAATTCAGGCTACCGACTTCAACCGCCCGGTATACCAAACCTTCATATCTGTAATTTAAGACGTGAAAATTAGTGTTTCTGTTTGCACAAGAGTCTCTCTCTGTAAACCAAACACTAagcaaaaacataaaacacctCAAACCGGCCAGAAACATCAAGGATCACAGAACATGTGTAGTTTGAATGTTTTTTCTTGGAGTCCTCGAAATAAATCAATCATTATAGACTCCCAAGATCCAAAAGTAACACAGATTATTAGCACCATTTTTCGAAAAGTCTATTTGCCTGTTCTCTCCTCACATTCTTGAAACAAACTCGGAAAGTTAACTACTTTATATAACTTACAGTTGCATTTCGGTCTGCTTGCACTTCAAACCCTTGTGGCTCTTCAACCAACCTTGATCCGGCTCAGGTGCGCCAGGCACCGTTTGGCTGATGATCAGCGGGAACACAATAGGAATCAGTACGGTATGAACAAAATATGAGCACAATCCATACAAATACCAAATAAGAATTTCTCCCCTAGTTGGCTTCTCTTCTATTCCTCCATACGCTTTATACATATCTGCGCCTCTCTGAATTTTCATTCCCACGTTCTGAACATCCGGTGTAGCCATATCTTCCTCGAAGTCTTTCGACCTTTCTTGAATCTGAGGGCTGCTTTCCGCCATTCTCTCACTCTGAAGTTCAAGTCTCTAAGGGATCCAAAATGGAGACATCATTGCATCAAAGGGTGTCCTTAAAAACGGTTTAACAGTTGTGCAGGGTGAACAGCTGGTTGTGAAACTTTCGAGACCACGAAAGACATCGATTTAATCACTTGATTTTTATACCTATATGAACAAAGAATATTATAATCATTCTCCTTGTGTGATTAAGTCTCGGTATTGTCTGTTGACAGAAATATTATCACCATAAAAAACCACATTTGTCCGATATGATACAAGCTCATAAAATATTCAAGAACAGTGGAGTCAATCAAGAACACTGAAGAcaaaaaaatgcaaaaacacacacacatacggGTGTGTGTGGGGAAAATTACAGGCCTTTGAAAGCTTCACCGTTGCCTACCAAAAGATTCCGTGTAGGAGTTATCATGGTCTAGTGATAAAGCCTATGAAATGCACAGATAATTTAATATCAACCTTGAAAATGCCCACTTGAAGTTGAGGGGTTTGTCTCTTACACAACACAATACTAGAACATAGTAGGGGTAACTTAACTAGATTCCAAACGGAATGACccttactttttttttaataaagtaCTAGCTTTACTAAGCACCTTTTTTCTACTAGCTTTTTGGATTTGAAATTGGCATAACGTACCATAACTTTAGGTAGCATGACCAACATtcaatcatcttgaaatttgaaaattcgAAAACAAACTATTATATGTATGCAGAAAAACTGGTGAGTGGTGGAAAAAGTTGAGAGTAGTAATTCTTAAGCATATTTTCCATGATTATATGCTGTGGCGTTTtacaacaaaaaaatttaaatagtcATCGAGCATGGAATCTTGTAAAGTACAACATAAAATAATACACAatattgaaatataaaaatgcacGCCTGAAGTAAAGCTATCTAAAGCTGCATGAGTATGTTTGACTCTATGGCCGACTCTGGAGAACTTTGTGTGctttaacttttaaaattttaaaaaaaaagatattaaGTGAAAAGAAATATTTATTGGAAGATCGACTATCTCTATTTATGGCTTTTCATTTCCAAAGTTAAAATTCTCCACGGATAGgtcgaaaaataaataaaaaatcagcAACCAGTTTGCATTGCAGGTGAATCGAGAAAAGGGGAAAAAAGCTAAATACAGAACAAATTTCTATTAGACTTTTTCAACACTGATATCCGTGATAATATGATTCAAAGTCGTAACCATACATGTTATATGCTGATTCAACATTATACCTAGACATGTTATTTGGTGATTCAACTTTATAATGATAGTTGGAGTGAGGTGGTTCAACTTCATAACGTTGGGCATTGTCTGATGTTTCATCTTCTAGATGATGGGCATGTTGAGGGGACGGAGAAGAACAAAGTGAGCTGGGAGAAAAGCTAGCTATATCCTCCGGGTTTTTCTCAACTTTTACTTCAACCAAGTCAACTTCTTCAAATGAGTGGAAAATCGGGTGCAAGTATGCGTCGGCTAAAAGAGATTTCAACTTGACATCAGAATCAGAAGCATGATCTTGTGTGTCTTTGTTCATGGCTTCCTGCAGATGCAAATGCAAGTAACATCGATCAAACAAAACTTATCAtacattgattcaaaattaTGGAATCGAGTCTTTGTCACCATACCAAAAATCATAATTGACGATAATAATATAACTCAAATACCGAGTATCATGTTTGATCATTATGCCACATAGGCAGCCTCACAAGACAGTAGAGGCAACAATTATTCTCGAACAATTCCCCCAATAATTGACCCACCTCGCAACTCATATTGACAATGTGACATATAATTATAACGCCGAGTATTTGTTGTACCAAAAGagtgataacaattcaattcaaatcttttaactataAAGTTGTCCAAACAccatgttttgattattatgtcGCACAGACAATCAGGTAGGACAATAAGGATAATTATTGATCCAAAACAAAAATGTTTGATTAATGGCTTTGCATCAGGAATATCACATCTACAATCTTACCTCAAGAGGGTACCTCCTGAACGCAGGTTCAAATCGATTCTTGCAATACTTGTGGAAAGTTAGAGTCAATATAGGTAACACTACAAGTAGAGGAGTGGAGTTTGCTGCCTTTTTTGTGCTTAATAAGCCTAATAGTAGCAGTTGTGATATAAGCAAGCTTGCTGTAATACGTGCATGAACGTGTGGCCAAAATGCAGCAGCGCTCTCGTATTGTTGTTCATACATATTAATCACCTGGAATATAATACCAGAAGAACGTATAAAATTGAGTACAAAGATCATTATTCAATTTAGAATGAGTAAAACATAGAGTGATTTCTAGCAGAGCTAACCTGATGACGATAAACGAAGTATGCGAAGGCAAAGAAGATGAGTATAAAAGGAAGAAGTATAGGGGTGACAACCATGTACACAATGGCAAGAAGGAAGTACAACTGAAGACTTGGTAAAGCCTCAGGTAAATCGAGGCCTCCAGGGTCCATCGCCTTTTCCAAATCTCTTTCTGTTTTTACAATAAACATGTTCTTTAggtgaaaaatgactaaatCTTTTAATCGCAGAATTTCAAAGGCAATTCCGGCCCAGCCATCGAGCATTATGTATGTGATAAAGAAAGTAGCCTTCATTGGTATCGAGACGCCAATGTTTCGTGGGATCCTGCAACCCGAAAAGATTCCTTCCttgtaaaatatatatcaaaacaaaAGTGAAGTGAAAAATATGGTTCTGATTTtcacaaaatatatataaccTAAAAAAAGGGATGCAAGGGACGTTACTGGGTAGCGGATTGGTGAAGGAAAGCGTGAAGTTGCTGGAATGCAGTTCCAGCTACTATGCTGCCCAAGAACACATTAACTAACATGAAGTAGTAATATTTTGCAGCAGTTCTCCGTTGCAATACCGATAATGCTACGTGGCCCTCTATTTTTGACATGACCATTAAAATTGCAGGAAGATAATACAGAAAGATTTTAAGGACTAGACCAGGAACAAAACCCTGCATAAATGACTTGAGAAACGACCTGCAAAACAGATTCAGCCATGTATTACAGAGTATGACAATGAATAATATCAAAAAATAGTTTACGATGTAGAAATCAAGATTCGCTCATGGGTCATGAAAAACTTTCATCTCACGAGAATAGGAAGAAGAAAAGTGTGTTttgtttcttctttttttctatttatttttcgcTTTGACAGTCACTTACCATTCAACTACTGGCCTGAGAAAAGGAGCAACTCTCTCTAGCCCTTCCAAATTCGCCAATGATTGAACAAAAGCAATTGGAATCATGTAAAAGAATACTAATGcaaataaagatattgatatcACAAGCTTTCGAATGCTAAGTGAAAAAAAGGATATAGCTAGATTCTTCCAGTACACATCCCGGGGTTCAGGGGCCCAATTTGTTAACCACAGAATAGGATTTTTGCTTTGTTGTGTCTGTGCACAAACAACTGTTGGACTTATAAAGGCTTATTGGGCTTGTTCTTTGAATGAGAAATTGGACAAGGCCTAGTAGATGGCAAGTGGAAAATGTCCCACATTGGAAAATGAACATAGCATTGGTGAGTTTATATAGTGTTACACTTTATGGAGGTGTAACAATGATTGGTCAAGATGCTCTCTCTCGCGCACACAGGCGCAGGGGGGGTTGCAAATCATGGGCCCGATTTGCAGTGGAAAAAGGCTTGACTTGTGTGCAAGCGTACGAGCGCGACCTGGGTGCGTCGAATGTCGGACCGATCAAGGCAAAATTTCCCACCAAGGTTCACCTGGCTTTtgctatttttattttcgaaaattggaaTTATGGACCAAGACCTTTGGTATTTCAGCTGACCCTTGGTGTTGTAACTGAAATGACCTTTGGTGCTCCAGCTGCTGACTTTAGGTGCTCCAGCTGCTGACCTTTGGCTTTTCAGATGGCCAGCCGTAACTGTCCATATGagtgcctataaatagagccAGCCTCGAGTCTTTCAGAAATACCAACACACTCTCCTACTTTCTGTTATTTCGACGCTTTGCTTGTTCTGTTGTCTCGGCTGCTGCTCCTTCCACCGGCTGCTGCTCTTTTCTCGTTCTGTCTCGTGATAAAGTTCAGGTACATTTCAGTTCGCCTTTGTGGTATCTCGTGCTAAGGTACTGCTAgttgttccgttgtatcctgggaaacagacgtccaagTTCATCCTCGAAGCACGCCGGAGGGGACGAATTTGTTTTAAGGACACTGTATTACATACAGGCCTCGGTTTGCTTTACTTTTGCATTGCGCTCCTGTTTAGTTCGTGATACTAGCTCGCTGTTTTTTAAGTCCTTTTCTGTTTGTGCATACATTTTGTGTAACAATCTTAAAACAGATTACTTATAACGAGTTTTGTTTTAGATATGGCTACTGAAACTAACGTGCAAAGGGAAACTATTCATGTTGTCCCTCCTCAAGTTGTCCCTCATGGTACCCCACGTGCTGCTGCGGTCGCTGTTCCAGCAAGTCACGGTGAAAAACCCGAGAAGTTTACTGGTGTGGACTTCAAAAGGTGGCAGCAGAAGATGCTGTTTTATTTGACAATGCTGAACTTGGCCAGATTCCTCACTGAGGATGCTCCTAAACTCAACGAGGGTGAGGGAGATGTTGAATCTGTTAGTGCGGTTGAGGCATGGAATCATTCTGATTTCTTATGCCGAAACTATGTACTAAACGGATTGGCAGATTCGCTCTACAACGTGTTTTGCGAAAAGAAAACGGCTAAAGAGCTGTGGGAATCCCTAGACAGAAAGTACAAAACCGAGGATGCCGGGGCCAAGAAGTTTCTTGTTGGTCGCTTTCTGGACTTTAAAATGGTGGATTCAAAGCCGGTTATCAGTCAAGTTCAAGAACTACAAGTGATTCTTCACGAGATTCACGGTGAGGGGATGACTTTGAGCGAATCATTCCAAGTGGCTGCTATTGTTGAGAAACTACCACCAGCTTGGAAGGATTTCAAGAATTACTTGAAGCACAAACGAAAGGAGATGAATGTTGAAGAGCTCATTGTTCGACTTCGTATTGAGGAAGACAACAAGAGTTCGGAAAGAAGATTGTTCTCTCCTGTTGCTGCAAAGGCAAATGTTGTCGAGCATGGTCAAAGCTCGAAAAAGAGACCATTCTCCTCCTCCAACAGAAAGTTGAACATGGGACCCAAAGGAAGCGTGTCAAAGAAGAAGTTCTCGGGAAAATGCTATAATTGTGATGGCATGGGTCACAAGGCATCTGATTGTAAGAAGCCGAAGAGAAACCGAGAGGCGAATGTGGTAGAGAACATATCTCAAGAGGTTTCGAATATGAATCTCTGTGCTGTAATATCAGAGGTTAATCTGGTGGGTTCGAATCCAACGGAGTGGTGGATCGACACGGGTGCCACTCGCCATGTTTGCTCGGATAAGGAGATGTTTGCAACTCTTGAGGAATCTGAGAATGGGGAAAAGCTGTTCATGGGAAATTCCGCCACTTCTGAAATCAAGGGTCAAGGAAAAGTTGTCCTAAAGATGACATCGGGAAAAGAACTGACTTTGAACAATGTGTTGTATGTATCTGACATCCGCAAGAACTTGGTGTCCGGGTCGCTTCTTAACAAGCATGGTTTCCGCATTGTGTTTGAGTCAGATAAGGTGGTTTTGTCTAAAAGTGGAATGTTTGTTGGCAAAGGTTATGTTTGTAATGGTTTGTTCAAACTAAATGTAATGGCTATTAAGCCCGTGATGAATAAAGTTAATACTTTTGCTTATTTGCTTGAGTCTTCTTGTTTATGGCATGGTAGACTTGGACACGTTAATTACGATACAATTCGTagactaattaacatgaaaagcattcctgcattccaaattgataaacaacacaAATGTGAAACTTGTGTTGAGGCAAAACTAACAAGACCATCTTTTCGAACTATTGAACGAAATAGTGAACCACTTGATATAATTCACAGTGATGTATGTGATTTAAAAGGTGTACAAACTCGTGGtggaaataaatacttcattacttttgttgacgatagcacaaaattttgttatgtgtATCTCCTCAAAAGTAAGGATGAAGCTATTGACAAATTTATCCAATATAAGAGTGAAGTTGAGAATcaacttagcaagaaaattaagGTGTTAAGAAGTGATCGTGGAGGTGAATATGAATCACCGTTTGCTGAGTTTTGTGCTCAACATGGTATCAAACACGAAAGAACTGCACATTattctcctcagcaaaatggcattGCAGAGAGAAAGAATCGCACATTGAAGGAAATGATGAATGCGTTGTTATTAAGTTCTGGTTTACCACAGAACTTGTGGGGGGAAGCTGTTCTAACAGCTAATTACCTTTTAAATAAGGTACCCCGAAAGAAGTTAGATAAAAGTCCATATGAGTTATGGAAAGGTAGAAGTCCTTCCTACCAATATCTGCGAGTGTGGGGGTGTCTTGCCAAAGTAGCAGTACCCACTCCAAAGAAGGTAAAGATAGGACCAAAAACTGTTGATTGcattttcattggatatgcTCAAAACAGTAGCGCTTATCGTTTTCTTGTACACGAATCTCAAATACCTGATATTCCCAAGAATACGataatggaatcaagaaatgcttcgttctttgaacacatgtttccatgcaaatctaaggaagaaccaagttcatccaaaagatTATATAAAACAATGGATGAAGAACAAGAGCTTGATCAAGACATTGAACCTAGACGTAGCAAGAGAGCTAGGACTGAGAAATCCTTTGGTCCGGATTTCATCACTTTCATAATGGAAAGTGAACCTCAAAGCTTCAAGGAAGCAATTAGTTCATCTGAGGGACCTCTATGGAAAGAGGCTATCAATTCCGAAATGGAATCCATTTTACAAAACCATACGTGGGAATTAATAGATCTTCCTCCGGGAAGCAAACCACTAGGCTGTaaatgggttttcaaaaggaaaatgaaatcagatggaaCCATAGATAAGTATAAAGCCAGATTGGTAATTAAAGGTTACCATCAACGTGAAGGGCTTGATTACTTTGACACATATTCTCCTGTATCGAGAATAACCTCTATTCGTGTGATACTTGCGATTGCCGCATTGCGGAATCTTGAAGTACACCAAATGGACGTAAAGACAGCCTTTCTAAATGGAGATTTAGAAGAGGAAATTTACATGGAACAACCTGAGGGATTTTCTGCGACTGGGCAAGAAAATAAGGTATGTAAATTGGTGAAGTCTCTGTATggcttaaaacaagcaccaaagcaatggcacgaaaaatttgataagGCCATGATGAAAAGTGGATTTAAATTCAGTGAATGTGACAAATGTGTATACATAAAGAACACTGAAATGggatatgtcattttatgtctttacgtagatgacatacttatcattggaagtaatgataagatgatcaaatccaccaagaagttattgaactcaagatttgacatgaaagatTTGGGCTTAGCCGATGTAATCCTTGGAATTAAAATCCATAGAACATCAGAAGGGCTAATCCTAAGTCAGT
The Primulina tabacum isolate GXHZ01 chromosome 9, ASM2559414v2, whole genome shotgun sequence DNA segment above includes these coding regions:
- the LOC142555616 gene encoding hyperosmolality-gated Ca2+ permeable channel 1.8-like isoform X3, with the translated sequence MATLEDIGVSAALVNILGAFAFLLAFALLRTQPINDRVYFPKWYILGKRTSPRTRFGVVGKFVNLDIMTYFTFLNWMPEALRMSESEIISHAGLDSAVFLRIYTLGFFIHISMEYVFTFWVCYMLYNEYGRVASMRLNFLAAQGRKPEQFTVLVRNVPGASGHSISDNVETFFQKNHPDHYLCHQGVYKANKFAKMDRMRHRLQNWLDYNQLKFERHPDKRPTRKRGFFGLWGERVDSIDFYKEQIKYLDKKLTLERQKVLKDSNSVTPSAFVSFNSRWGAAVCAQTQQSKNPILWLTNWAPEPRDVYWKNLAISFFSLSIRKLVISISLFALVFFYMIPIAFVQSLANLEGLERVAPFLRPVVEWSFLKSFMQGFVPGLVLKIFLYYLPAILMVMSKIEGHVALSVLQRRTAAKYYYFMLVNVFLGSIVAGTAFQQLHAFLHQSATQIPRNIGVSIPMKATFFITYIMLDGWAGIAFEILRLKDLVIFHLKNMFIVKTERDLEKAMDPGGLDLPEALPSLQLYFLLAIVYMVVTPILLPFILIFFAFAYFVYRHQVINMYEQQYESAAAFWPHVHARITASLLISQLLLLGLLSTKKAANSTPLLVVLPILTLTFHKYCKNRFEPAFRRYPLEEAMNKDTQDHASDSDVKLKSLLADAYLHPIFHSFEEVDLVEVKVEKNPEDIASFSPSSLCSSPSPQHAHHLEDETSDNAQRYEVEPPHSNYHYKVESPNNMSRYKNQVIKSMSFVVSKVSQPAVHPAQLLNRF
- the LOC142555616 gene encoding hyperosmolality-gated Ca2+ permeable channel 1.8-like isoform X4 is translated as MATLEDIGVSAALVNILGAFAFLLAFALLRTQPINDRVYFPKWYILGKRTSPRTRFGVVGKFVNLDIMTYFTFLNWMPEALRMSESEIISHAGLDSAVFLRIYTLGLKIFGPIAVAALLLLIPVNVSGGTLFFLCRDLVISDIDKLSISNIRPKSYKFFIHISMEYVFTFWVCYMLYNEYGRVASMRLNFLAAQGRKPEQFTLTLERQKVLKDSNSVTPSAFVSFNSRWGAAVCAQTQQSKNPILWLTNWAPEPRDVYWKNLAISFFSLSIRKLVISISLFALVFFYMIPIAFVQSLANLEGLERVAPFLRPVVEWSFLKSFMQGFVPGLVLKIFLYYLPAILMVMSKIEGHVALSVLQRRTAAKYYYFMLVNVFLGSIVAGTAFQQLHAFLHQSATQIPRNIGVSIPMKATFFITYIMLDGWAGIAFEILRLKDLVIFHLKNMFIVKTERDLEKAMDPGGLDLPEALPSLQLYFLLAIVYMVVTPILLPFILIFFAFAYFVYRHQVINMYEQQYESAAAFWPHVHARITASLLISQLLLLGLLSTKKAANSTPLLVVLPILTLTFHKYCKNRFEPAFRRYPLEEAMNKDTQDHASDSDVKLKSLLADAYLHPIFHSFEEVDLVEVKVEKNPEDIASFSPSSLCSSPSPQHAHHLEDETSDNAQRYEVEPPHSNYHYKVESPNNMSRYKNQVIKSMSFVVSKVSQPAVHPAQLLNRF
- the LOC142555616 gene encoding hyperosmolality-gated Ca2+ permeable channel 1.8-like isoform X2; the encoded protein is MATLEDIGVSAALVNILGAFAFLLAFALLRTQPINDRVYFPKWYILGKRTSPRTRFGVVGKFVNLDIMTYFTFLNWMPEALRMSESEIISHAGLDSAVFLRIYTLGLKIFGPIAVAALLLLIPVNVSGGTLFFLCRDLVISDIDKLSISNIRPKSYKFFIHISMEYVFTFWVCYMLYNEYGRVASMRLNFLAAQGRKPEQFTVLVRNVPGASGHSISDNVETFFQKNHPDHYLCHQGVYKANKFAKMDRMRHRLQNWLDYNQLKFERHPDKRPTRKRGFFGLWGERVDSIDFYKEQIKYLDKKLTLERQKVLKDSNSVTPSAFVSFNSRWGAAVCAQTQQSKNPILWLTNWAPEPRDVYWKNLAISFFSLSIRKLVISISLFALVFFYMIPIAFVQSLANLEGLERVAPFLRPVVEWSFLKSFMQGFVPGLVLKIFLYYLPAILMVMSKIEGHVALSVLQRRTAAKYYYFMLVNVFLGSIVAGTAFQQLHAFLHQSATQIPRNIGVSIPMKATFFITYIMLDGWAGIAFEILRLKDLVIFHLKNMFIVKTERDLEKAMDPGGLDLPEALPSLQLYFLLAIVYMVVTPILLPFILIFFAFAYFVYRHQVINMYEQQYESAAAFWPHVHARITASLLISQLLLLGLLSTKKAANSTPLLVVLPILTLTFHKYCKNRFEPAFRRYPLEEAMNKDTQDHASDSDVKLKSLLADAYLHPIFHSFEEVDLVEVKVEKNPEDIASFSPSSLCSSPSPQHAHHLEDETSDNAQRYEVEPPHSNYHYKVESPNNMSRYNVESAYNMYGYDFESYYHGYQC
- the LOC142555616 gene encoding hyperosmolality-gated Ca2+ permeable channel 1.8-like isoform X5, whose translation is MEYVFTFWVCYMLYNEYGRVASMRLNFLAAQGRKPEQFTVLVRNVPGASGHSISDNVETFFQKNHPDHYLCHQGVYKANKFAKMDRMRHRLQNWLDYNQLKFERHPDKRPTRKRGFFGLWGERVDSIDFYKEQIKYLDKKLTLERQKVLKDSNSVTPSAFVSFNSRWGAAVCAQTQQSKNPILWLTNWAPEPRDVYWKNLAISFFSLSIRKLVISISLFALVFFYMIPIAFVQSLANLEGLERVAPFLRPVVEWSFLKSFMQGFVPGLVLKIFLYYLPAILMVMSKIEGHVALSVLQRRTAAKYYYFMLVNVFLGSIVAGTAFQQLHAFLHQSATQIPRNIGVSIPMKATFFITYIMLDGWAGIAFEILRLKDLVIFHLKNMFIVKTERDLEKAMDPGGLDLPEALPSLQLYFLLAIVYMVVTPILLPFILIFFAFAYFVYRHQVINMYEQQYESAAAFWPHVHARITASLLISQLLLLGLLSTKKAANSTPLLVVLPILTLTFHKYCKNRFEPAFRRYPLEEAMNKDTQDHASDSDVKLKSLLADAYLHPIFHSFEEVDLVEVKVEKNPEDIASFSPSSLCSSPSPQHAHHLEDETSDNAQRYEVEPPHSNYHYKVESPNNMSRYKNQVIKSMSFVVSKVSQPAVHPAQLLNRF
- the LOC142555616 gene encoding hyperosmolality-gated Ca2+ permeable channel 1.8-like isoform X1 is translated as MATLEDIGVSAALVNILGAFAFLLAFALLRTQPINDRVYFPKWYILGKRTSPRTRFGVVGKFVNLDIMTYFTFLNWMPEALRMSESEIISHAGLDSAVFLRIYTLGLKIFGPIAVAALLLLIPVNVSGGTLFFLCRDLVISDIDKLSISNIRPKSYKFFIHISMEYVFTFWVCYMLYNEYGRVASMRLNFLAAQGRKPEQFTVLVRNVPGASGHSISDNVETFFQKNHPDHYLCHQGVYKANKFAKMDRMRHRLQNWLDYNQLKFERHPDKRPTRKRGFFGLWGERVDSIDFYKEQIKYLDKKLTLERQKVLKDSNSVTPSAFVSFNSRWGAAVCAQTQQSKNPILWLTNWAPEPRDVYWKNLAISFFSLSIRKLVISISLFALVFFYMIPIAFVQSLANLEGLERVAPFLRPVVEWSFLKSFMQGFVPGLVLKIFLYYLPAILMVMSKIEGHVALSVLQRRTAAKYYYFMLVNVFLGSIVAGTAFQQLHAFLHQSATQIPRNIGVSIPMKATFFITYIMLDGWAGIAFEILRLKDLVIFHLKNMFIVKTERDLEKAMDPGGLDLPEALPSLQLYFLLAIVYMVVTPILLPFILIFFAFAYFVYRHQVINMYEQQYESAAAFWPHVHARITASLLISQLLLLGLLSTKKAANSTPLLVVLPILTLTFHKYCKNRFEPAFRRYPLEEAMNKDTQDHASDSDVKLKSLLADAYLHPIFHSFEEVDLVEVKVEKNPEDIASFSPSSLCSSPSPQHAHHLEDETSDNAQRYEVEPPHSNYHYKVESPNNMSRYKNQVIKSMSFVVSKVSQPAVHPAQLLNRF